The Amycolatopsis umgeniensis DNA segment GTGCTGGCGGACTTCGGGGTGGCGCTCAGGCAGCGGTTCCGCCGCGATCCGCTGTACGACCTGGAGTTCACCGCCCCGGAGACGGTCCGCGATCAGACGATGGACGAGCGCGCCGACCGGTACGGCCTCGGCGCGGTCCTGCACTTCATGCTGACCGGTGAGCCTCCACATCGGACTGTCGTCGGCGAGCAGCCCGCCGCGCGGCTTCACCGGGTGCTCACCGAGCCGGTCCCGCCGATCACCCGGGCCGACGTCCCCGCCGAACTCGTGACGCTCGTCGGCGAATTGCTCGCCGCGGAACCGGGCCGTCGTCCGGAGGACACGCAGAGCCCGCTGTTCGGCCTGCCCGCCGAACCGGTCCTCGTGCTGGAACCGGCCCGGACGCCGCGGCCGCGGCGGCGATACGGCCTGGCCGCCGGGATCCTCGCCGGGGCAGGGGTCCTCGCCGCCGTGTCGTGGTTTCTCGCCACCAGGGACGACGATGTCGTGACACCGGGCCCGATCGCGATCGACTTGGCACCACCCGCCGACCACGGGACCTACGTCGAACTGTCCTGGACGTCGAACGCCGAGCTGGATTACGCCGTCGTCATGGCCGAGGAAGGGCGCGCGGAACCTCAGGTGCTCTTCGCACGGCGGAGCGACCATTACCGGGTGGACGTCCGGCCGGGGTTGCGTTACTGCTTCCAGGTCCAGGGCACGGGGCCGCGCGGGACCTACGAAAGCGGATTCCGGTCCCTGCGCGGCGCCGTCTGCAAACGGTGAACTCAGCGCGGGGGACGGAGGACTCTCGCGTTGACAGCCGCCCGCAGCCTCAGGCGCCACGGCCGCCTGCCGAGTCCTTTTCGGACGGAGCGGACCGAGGCCCACGCTTCGGTGGCGACGTCCGGCTCCGTCCCTGACCACAGCGCCGCGTCCACCGTTCTCGCCAGCGAGACCAGACCATCCACAGTGGACTTTTCGCCGAAGACGACGGCAGCCTTGGCGAGGTCGCGTACGGTCATCCCGGCTGTCACGGGGACACCGTGTGCCCGCAACCGGTCCCGGGCCTCGGCCCAGGCGGCGATCGCCGCGGCCCGTCCCTTCCGGCGACGACGGCGCCAGGCACGCAGCCCGGTCGCCGCGGGCACGGCGGTACCCCAGAGCGCCGCCGAGCCTCCGAGACCGAGACCGGCCACGGCGGCCGTCATGGCCCAGTCCATCGCGCCGGGTGTCCGCTCTTCTTCGGACTTTCCTGGCGGCAGCCGCGGGTTCTCCAGCTGGCGTTCCGGGGGAAGCCGGGTCCGCACCTCCGCCACCGCGGCGACGATCCCGCTCGCGGATCCGGACCCGCTCCGCGCCGCCGCTCCCGACGGGTCGAGCGGGACCCAGCCGACCTTGTCCACCGCGACCTCCGGCCACGCGACGACGTCGGCGTTGCGGACCGTGTACGCGCCGTCCCCCTCGGGCCGGTCCGGCGCGCGATAGCCAACGACCAGCCGGGCCGGGATTCCCTTGAGTCGGGCCAGGACCACGTACGCCGCGGCGAACTGCTCGCTCGTGCCCCGTTTGTCGTCGAGCAGGAACCGGCTCAGTTGCGGCCAGCCGTGCCCGGTGGGCAACTCGTCACCGGTGGCCAGCCGGTAGTCCTGGGTGAGGAACCGTTCGAGCGCGACAGCGGTCTGGAAGGACGGGCGCAGGCCGGGCAGGATCCGATCGGCGAACTCGTCGATCGCCGGGGGCACCGTGCCGAGACCACCGAGCCCGCCGGGAAGACCGGGATTCGTCGCGGCGCCGAGCAGCGCTTCGGGGCCGACTTCGGGTTCCCACCAGGCGAGGGTGTACCGCGCCGACGGCGCCGGTCGCGCGGCGATCAGGGTTCCGCGTGCCTCGTCCACGAGTACGTCGGCCCCGGCGGCCGAGGCGGGTGACGCCTGTCCGGGAAGCCACGGCCCGGACGAACCGGTCACCTCGAGGGCGGCTTGACGCCGGACGGCCGGGACACCGATCCCCGTGGTGGGCGGGATCTCCGCCCCCAAACGCCGGAAACCGCCGCCGGGGAACCAGTTCGAGCCGTCGAAGTCGTCGAGGACCACCAGCGGCCAGCGCCGCGACGACGGGGTGTCCCCCGTGTAGCGGAACACCCGCGGTACGGGATTCCGGCTCCGATAAGCGATCTCGGAGAGCGGGCTCGTGACGGATTCGGCGGCGAGCGGAGCGGATTCGCTGTCCTTCAACGAATAGGCGGGCCTCGCGAGCGGGTCGGCCGCGAAGAGTACGAAAGCCCCGACAACGGCGAGCACCACCGCGGGCACGAGCGACTTGAGCGACCGGGTGCCCCTCGCCATCGCCAGACCCGCGATCACCGCGTATCCGAGACCCGTAAGCACCGCGGCGGTCCCGGTCACCGCGACGAAAGCCTGGCTCAACGCCAGCACGAGCAGGCCGGGCACCAGCGCGACCGACGGCCGCCTGAGCCGGTGCAGCAACTCGATCCCCAGCACCGCGGCGATCAGGACGGCCAACGGCACGAAGACGAGCAACCGCCCTTCCGGGAGGGCGGGCCAGGTCGACTGCAGGGTCAGTTGCCAGCCGTGGACCGCCCCGTCGGCGAGCACCGCCAACGACTCCCCGGTCGGGATCCCTGCCACGGTCGTGGCGGACAGGACAGTCTCGATCACCGCGAGGAGACCGGCGACGACGGCGAGCACCGGCCGCCACGGCACCAGGCCCGGGTGCCTTCTCCCGAGTTCGGTCACCCCGTAGACCGCCAGCGTCACCATGACGACGGGCAGGAGCAGCGCGGAAAAACCGAAGACCGGCGCGAAAAGCAGTCCGCCGAGCGCCGCGCCCGCGAGGACGGCGACGTCCGCGGTCCGCCGGATCACGACACCATCTCGTTCCACCGGCGCACCGCCTCGGCCGCGTCCGCCGCGCTGATGCGGCGGGCTCGCTGCACCCCTTCGACGCCGTGCACGCCGAGACCGTCCATCCCCAGCCCGTGGGTGCCGACCCCGAGCACCACCATGGTCGAGAAATGCGGCCGGACGACGGCGAGCGCACTCAGTTCCCGGCCGGCCCTTCCGGTCACGACCACGAGGCAACCGCCGCGAACTCCCTTGCGGGACAACGCAGTCGGGATCAAGGGCCGATCGGCGGCCGGGTCTTGGCGGACTTCGCACAGCATGTCCATCAGCCGCCGGGTGGCCTGCGTCCCGCCGGACACGGTGAGGTCCTCGCCCGTCGAAGTGATCAGGCGGCAGCGGTGCCCGGCCATCGCCGCGGCGTGCACCAGCGAGGCCGCCAGCTCCGCGGCTTCTTCGAATTCGTCCTCCGCCAGCATCTTCGCGCGGGTGTCCAGCAGCAGGGTGAACCGGGGATGCTCGGGGTCGACGTAGTCGCGCACCATGAGCTGCCCGGTCCGCGCGGTCGCCTTCCAGTGCAGATGGCGGACCTCGTCGCCGACGACGTACTCTCGGACGTCCCGCAGATCCGCCGAACCGTACAGCGAATCGTCCGTCGTCGCGCCTTCGTGATGGTGGCGCGGATGCCCGGACGCGAGCGCGCGCACCGGATGCAGCTTCGGGAACACCCACAGCGTGGCGGTGTCACCCGCCGGAAGCGGCCGCCGCACGAGACCGAACGGGTCGGCGCGTTCGAGGACGAGCGGCCCCACGGTGAACCGGCCGCGCCGCCGGGTCGGCAGTTCGTAGTGGTACGTCGCCTCGGCGCCCGGTGCCAGTGGCCGCACCGGAACCGCCAGGTCGACGCCGTGCTCCCGCGCGGTGAACCCGGGTTGCCGCCGTTCGCCGGGATTCCCGACCAGCAGTCTGGCCAGCGCCGGCCGCCCGCGCTCGACCCGGTCCGGGAGCACCTCGCGCCGCACGGTGACCCGTGGCCGCCGGAAGACCATCGCCGCCCCGGCGAGCACGGCGCCGACCGCCGCACCCGCCAGCACGCGCAGCAGCGGATATCCGGCCAGTTCGCCGGCGCCGTAACCCAGTACGGCGACGATCAGCAGTCCGATGCCCCGTCCGGTGAGCCGCATTCCCATCGGCTACTTCCAAGTCAGCTTGTTGGACTGGACACCCTCGGAGCTGATCCACACGTTGCGGCCGATCGTGCCCTGGGGGAAGGCCTCGACGGTCAGCTTCCCATCGGGCCCGATCTTGACGGACTTGCCGCCGTGGACGCCGTCGTCGGTGGTGCAGGTGATCGACACCGTCTTGCCGGCGGTGAATCCGGACATGACGATGTGGATCAGCCCGCAGGCGGGCGGTTCGCATCGGTCGGCCGTGGTGTCGGCGCCGCGGGAGATGACGATGCTCCGGTCGGCGGGCGTGTCACCCTTGGCCTTCGTCACCGTCGCGGCCGGACCCCGGCCCGCGGCGTTCTCGGCGACCACGGAGACGGTGATCGGCTGCTCGATCCCGATGTCCGCGATGAGCCGCGCCGTGGCCGAACCCGGCAGGCTCGCCGAACCCGCGCCCGAACCGTCGGCCCGCCGCCAGGAGACGTGGTACGCCGTGACCGGCGAGCCGTTCGTCGCCGCGGCCCGCCAGGTGACGTTCGCGTCGGTGTCGCCGGTCTTGATGAGGACGTTGAGCCCGGCGGGGGCGCCCGGGGGCCGGAGGGCCGCGGCCGGGGTCACCGAGGCCGACGTGGCGCTGGGACCGGTGCCCGCCCGATTGGTCGCCGACACCGTGAACGTGTACGCCGTGCCGTTGGCGAGGCCGGTGATCGTCGTGGTCCGCACTCCCCCGCCGACCGTCTTCTCCCCGCCCGCCCAGGTGATCCGGTATCCGGTGAGCGTGGCGCCGTTGGCGGGGGCCGCACCCCATCTCACCGTCGCCGCGCCGTCGCCCGCGCTCGCGGTCACCGAGCGCGGCGCACCCGGCGGACTCGCCGGGACGACCGCGGGAGTGGTCTTGGGCTGCGGTTTCGGTTGCGGTTTCGGCTGGACTGGCGCGATGGGCCGGTCGGCCGGTTCACGCGGCGGCGGCTCCGAAGCCGGCTTGTCACCACTGTTCCCGGACGGCGCCGGGGTTTCGGCCGGTTTCTTCTCGCCGGTCACCGCGACTTCGTTCACCGCGCCACCGGGGTCCATGACGAGGACGTGCGCACCGTCGGCACCGTCCACATAGACCCGTGAGTCCTGACCCCGGACAGGAGGATGCTCCGCTCCACCGGGAATCGGCCTGCTGTCCCGCTTCCGCCCCGCACCGTCGTAAGTGGACAGTGTGTGGTTCCCCTTGTCCACCAAGGCGACCGCGGATCCGGAGGAGGCGAGGCCCACGTAGTCGCCGGGAGGAAGGGCAACGCTCACCGGCCCCGTCGACCGCCCGGTGGGGTCGACGAGATGCAGCCGCGCGCCCTGCCGGTCCAGGATCGCCAGCCTGCCGTCGACCTCGTTGGCGGCCACGACGGCGGTCTCGGGCACGTCCACTCCGAGCCGGACCGGCTCGCCGAGACCAGCGGGCGAAACGCGCCGCACCGTGTCGTCGTCGTTGTCCACGAAGACCGGCCCGTCCGCGGTGAGCGCCAGCGAACCCTTGTGCCTGCCGGGAAGCACGATCGGGCAAGAGACCCTGTCCGCGCCCGGCGCGAGTTCGCACAGCAGCCCGTCGTCGATCCGGTGCAGCCACAGCCGCCCGTCCGCGGTGGCGACCGGATCACCCAGCCTGCCTCCGACGGTGATCTTCGCCGAAGCCTCGCCGAGCCGGATGACGACACCGGCCTGGCGATACACGCCGTACGGCCCGCCCTTGGTCTCCACCGCGACCGGCCACTCGTTCGAGGGGGACGGTGTGGTCTTCTCGACCGACAGCGTCGACTTCCCGAATTCGATGACACTCGACGGCGGAAGCACGTAACCCTGCGTCGGTCCTTGCGCGACCGGACTGCCCGGATCGGCGCCCGGGACCGGGACCCGCGCGTCGGCGTACTTACCGGAACCGTCCACATGGAACGCGGAACCGAGGACGGAGTTGTAGATCCAATGGCCGCTCTGCGTGATATCCAGGCCCGGTAACGGTTTCGCCGCACCGGTGATCGCGATGCCCACCACCGCGACGCAACCGGCGACGATCGCGGCGATCGGCGCCCGCGCGCGAAACCACGCGAAGTCCCTGTGCGTTTCCATGGGTCACATCGCGTTGATCGCGGGCGAAGGCGTCGCCGCCAGTGCCTCGTCGACGATCTCGGTGGCGAGGCGCTGGTTGAGCTCGGCATCGGCGGTGAGCACGAGCCGGTGGGCGAGCACCGGTTTCGCGATGGCCTTGATGTCGTCCGGGGTCACGTAGGCGCGTCCGTCGGTGGCGGCGATCCCCTGTGCCGCGCGCACCAGCGCGATACTCCCGCGTGGGCTCGCGCCGTAGCGGACCGCGGCGTGCTCCCGGGTCGCCGCGGCCAGCCGGACCGCGTACGAGCAGATCGCCGGGTCGAGGTGGGCGTCGCGCACCTCGTCGATGGCACGGCGCAGGGTCTCCAGATCGACGACCGGTTCGAGTTCGTCCGGGCTGACCCGCGCGCAATCGCTCATGATCACGCGCACCTCGGCGTCGTGCTCGGGGTAGCCGACGGAGATCCGCATCATGAACCGGTCGAGCTGCGCTTCGGGCAGCCGATAGGTGCCCTCCATCTCGATGGGGTTCTGGGTGGCGATCACCACGAACGGATGCGGTACCGCGTACGGCTTCGAATCGACCGTCGCCCGGCGTTCGGCCATCACTTCGAGCAGCGCGGACTGCGTCTTCGGGGTCCCCCGGTTGATCTCGTCGGCGAGCACGACGTTGGCGAAGATGCCGCCGGGGTGGAATTCGAACTTCTCGTTGTTCTGGTGGTAGACCATCACCCCGGTGACGTCTCCCGGCAGCAGGTCGGGGGTGAACTGGATGCGGCTCCAGCTGCCGCCGATGCTCCGCGCGAGACACCGGGCGAGGGTCGTCTTCCCCAGGCCCGGGACGTCTTCGATCAGCAGATGGCCCTCGGACAGCAGTGCCGCGATCGCGAGCCGGACGACGTCCGGTTTACCGCGCAGCACTCGCTGTACGTTCTCGGCGAGGGCCTGGTAAACCCCTGTGGCAGCCGTCGGATTCATCCTGCTCCCTCGAGACGAATGCTTACCTCTGGATGCTCCCCTGTCCCGACGGGGACCGGTCCCGGCGGCTCAGGACGCGTCGGCAGGCAAGGCCAGTTCGAAGATCGCCCCGCCCTGCTCACGGTTGTAGACACGCAACGTGCCGCCGTGGACGTCGGCGACCCATTTGACGACGGCCAGCCCGATCCCGGTCGAGCCGCCGCCGCTGACGAACCGCTCGAACAGGGCGGCGGCCTGATCCGGGTCGACTCCCGGGCCGCGGTCGGCGATGACCACGCGGCCGTCGGCGACGGTGACCTGGATTTCGGCTTCCTCGCCGGGCGCGCGACCGTGGCTCAGCGCGTTCCCGATCAGGT contains these protein-coding regions:
- a CDS encoding serine/threonine protein kinase, whose product is MSGAGEKGPTATVVAGPGDSVLKVYPVPLDRETRSALAREQALLSTVSHVPEILPVQEVGTLTDGRTTLRMPRCDRSLATVTGPLPVEETLRIGRVVARALAAAHTAGVVHGSITPRNVLFLPSGEPVLADFGVALRQRFRRDPLYDLEFTAPETVRDQTMDERADRYGLGAVLHFMLTGEPPHRTVVGEQPAARLHRVLTEPVPPITRADVPAELVTLVGELLAAEPGRRPEDTQSPLFGLPAEPVLVLEPARTPRPRRRYGLAAGILAGAGVLAAVSWFLATRDDDVVTPGPIAIDLAPPADHGTYVELSWTSNAELDYAVVMAEEGRAEPQVLFARRSDHYRVDVRPGLRYCFQVQGTGPRGTYESGFRSLRGAVCKR
- a CDS encoding DUF3488 and transglutaminase-like domain-containing protein, which encodes MERDGVVIRRTADVAVLAGAALGGLLFAPVFGFSALLLPVVMVTLAVYGVTELGRRHPGLVPWRPVLAVVAGLLAVIETVLSATTVAGIPTGESLAVLADGAVHGWQLTLQSTWPALPEGRLLVFVPLAVLIAAVLGIELLHRLRRPSVALVPGLLVLALSQAFVAVTGTAAVLTGLGYAVIAGLAMARGTRSLKSLVPAVVLAVVGAFVLFAADPLARPAYSLKDSESAPLAAESVTSPLSEIAYRSRNPVPRVFRYTGDTPSSRRWPLVVLDDFDGSNWFPGGGFRRLGAEIPPTTGIGVPAVRRQAALEVTGSSGPWLPGQASPASAAGADVLVDEARGTLIAARPAPSARYTLAWWEPEVGPEALLGAATNPGLPGGLGGLGTVPPAIDEFADRILPGLRPSFQTAVALERFLTQDYRLATGDELPTGHGWPQLSRFLLDDKRGTSEQFAAAYVVLARLKGIPARLVVGYRAPDRPEGDGAYTVRNADVVAWPEVAVDKVGWVPLDPSGAAARSGSGSASGIVAAVAEVRTRLPPERQLENPRLPPGKSEEERTPGAMDWAMTAAVAGLGLGGSAALWGTAVPAATGLRAWRRRRRKGRAAAIAAWAEARDRLRAHGVPVTAGMTVRDLAKAAVVFGEKSTVDGLVSLARTVDAALWSGTEPDVATEAWASVRSVRKGLGRRPWRLRLRAAVNARVLRPPR
- a CDS encoding DUF58 domain-containing protein, with protein sequence MGMRLTGRGIGLLIVAVLGYGAGELAGYPLLRVLAGAAVGAVLAGAAMVFRRPRVTVRREVLPDRVERGRPALARLLVGNPGERRQPGFTAREHGVDLAVPVRPLAPGAEATYHYELPTRRRGRFTVGPLVLERADPFGLVRRPLPAGDTATLWVFPKLHPVRALASGHPRHHHEGATTDDSLYGSADLRDVREYVVGDEVRHLHWKATARTGQLMVRDYVDPEHPRFTLLLDTRAKMLAEDEFEEAAELAASLVHAAAMAGHRCRLITSTGEDLTVSGGTQATRRLMDMLCEVRQDPAADRPLIPTALSRKGVRGGCLVVVTGRAGRELSALAVVRPHFSTMVVLGVGTHGLGMDGLGVHGVEGVQRARRISAADAAEAVRRWNEMVS
- a CDS encoding fibronectin type III domain-containing protein, producing METHRDFAWFRARAPIAAIVAGCVAVVGIAITGAAKPLPGLDITQSGHWIYNSVLGSAFHVDGSGKYADARVPVPGADPGSPVAQGPTQGYVLPPSSVIEFGKSTLSVEKTTPSPSNEWPVAVETKGGPYGVYRQAGVVIRLGEASAKITVGGRLGDPVATADGRLWLHRIDDGLLCELAPGADRVSCPIVLPGRHKGSLALTADGPVFVDNDDDTVRRVSPAGLGEPVRLGVDVPETAVVAANEVDGRLAILDRQGARLHLVDPTGRSTGPVSVALPPGDYVGLASSGSAVALVDKGNHTLSTYDGAGRKRDSRPIPGGAEHPPVRGQDSRVYVDGADGAHVLVMDPGGAVNEVAVTGEKKPAETPAPSGNSGDKPASEPPPREPADRPIAPVQPKPQPKPQPKTTPAVVPASPPGAPRSVTASAGDGAATVRWGAAPANGATLTGYRITWAGGEKTVGGGVRTTTITGLANGTAYTFTVSATNRAGTGPSATSASVTPAAALRPPGAPAGLNVLIKTGDTDANVTWRAAATNGSPVTAYHVSWRRADGSGAGSASLPGSATARLIADIGIEQPITVSVVAENAAGRGPAATVTKAKGDTPADRSIVISRGADTTADRCEPPACGLIHIVMSGFTAGKTVSITCTTDDGVHGGKSVKIGPDGKLTVEAFPQGTIGRNVWISSEGVQSNKLTWK
- a CDS encoding AAA family ATPase, whose amino-acid sequence is MNPTAATGVYQALAENVQRVLRGKPDVVRLAIAALLSEGHLLIEDVPGLGKTTLARCLARSIGGSWSRIQFTPDLLPGDVTGVMVYHQNNEKFEFHPGGIFANVVLADEINRGTPKTQSALLEVMAERRATVDSKPYAVPHPFVVIATQNPIEMEGTYRLPEAQLDRFMMRISVGYPEHDAEVRVIMSDCARVSPDELEPVVDLETLRRAIDEVRDAHLDPAICSYAVRLAAATREHAAVRYGASPRGSIALVRAAQGIAATDGRAYVTPDDIKAIAKPVLAHRLVLTADAELNQRLATEIVDEALAATPSPAINAM